A stretch of DNA from Terriglobia bacterium:
TGATGAACATACTGTGTGATATCGAGGTAACTACGGCCGTTGAAGTCGAGCCAGAAGGGATTGCAATGCCGACAGGTGGCTATCACGCACGCGAACAGAAATCTCGTTGGCTTCGGACTCGTCGTAGACGTGTGTCGAGGTGTTCCGGTCCTCCAGCATCTTGAGAAACCCGGATTCGCTGACGGTCTCGATCAGTCCCTGCTTGAACGCAGCCTTCAGAACGCCCTTGGGTGACGAGACAACAATCCCCTCGTTTTCTGCGAGGTACACCCGCAGCGCTTTCCATGCCAGCTCAAAGGTGAATTCAAAGCGTTGAAGGATGGCGTCCGACCGGATTGGCGACTCGGGCGCGTTGATGGCTTCGCCGAGACGCCCGGCCGCTTTGGAGAACTTCGATATTGCGAGATCAGACTTTTCGCTCGTAAACGACCTTTCCCGTATTCAGGATGAGATTCCGTAAGCCGGGTTCGACGTCCGGCAAGTAAACGATATCGACGCTGTAAAGACCCACAGAATCATTGACCGCTTCGCGGATACGGTATGCCTTGTCGGGCGGCTTGGGCGCGTCGACAGCAAGATCGAAATCCGAGCCCGGCCTATGCGTGCCCTCAGCCCGCGATCCGAACAGGAGGATCCGCCGCGGATCGATTTCGTGTTTCAGTATCGATACAGCAATCTGCAGCACTTCGTCTTCTCTCTCGGACATCTCAACGGCAGGCATGACGGGTCTTCTCCGCAATCCATCTACAGTCTGGCTCAGCCCTGAACCTCAGGCAAGCGGACTTTCGGGAAATACAACGCAATCCCTGATATTTTTGACTACGGGAAAGGGCGGTGGCAATTACTACGCTACCCATGGAAAAGCGAAATGCCGATTGATTTGGACGCTGACCTTCTTCGCAGGGTCCAAAAGATTCTCAA
This window harbors:
- a CDS encoding HI0074 family nucleotidyltransferase substrate-binding subunit — translated: MRERSFTSEKSDLAISKFSKAAGRLGEAINAPESPIRSDAILQRFEFTFELAWKALRVYLAENEGIVVSSPKGVLKAAFKQGLIETVSESGFLKMLEDRNTSTHVYDESEANEISVRVRDSHLSALQSLLARLQRP
- a CDS encoding nucleotidyltransferase domain-containing protein, which gives rise to MPAVEMSEREDEVLQIAVSILKHEIDPRRILLFGSRAEGTHRPGSDFDLAVDAPKPPDKAYRIREAVNDSVGLYSVDIVYLPDVEPGLRNLILNTGKVVYERKV